The genomic stretch CAACAAAATAACAGCTTCTTACGTGATCGGCTGTGACGGTATTCAAAGCCACACCCGGAAAAGTGCTCAAATTCCTTTTGAGGGCAGTTCCTATCCGGATACATACATCATGGGCGATTTTGACGATAATACCGATTTTGGCGAAAAAGCTGCCGTCTATCTCCACAAAGGCGGACTGGTTGAATCTTTTCCTCTTCCAAACGGACATCGTCGCTGGGTTGTGAAAACCGATCGGTACATTGAAACGTCGAATCCGGATCTGATCACTGAGCTTGTTTTTAAACGAACCGGTTTTCACTTATCCGAAACAGATCATTATATGTTGAGCAGCTTTGGCGTACAGCATCTTTTAGCCAAATCCTTTCATAAAAACAGGATACTTCTTGCCGGCGACGCTGCGCATGTTGTCAGCCCAATTGGCGGGCAAGGAATGAACCTGGGCTGGCTCGATGCAGAGGAGTGTCTGAACACACTCATGAAAATAAAGAAGCAACCTGTAAAAAAAGAGTTTTTCTTAAATCAATATTCTGATACTCAGCGTAAAATTGCTAAACAGGTTGCCAAGCGAGCCGAAATGAATATGCATCTTGGCCGTGCGGAAACAAAAAACCTGTCTTACAAAACCGGGATGAATTTGATAATCAACTCTCCTTTTAATCGGCTATTGGCCAATTTATTCACAATGAGGGGTTTAGGGAGATGGCCAATCTGATTTATTAAACGGGAAACGTGATTCTAAATCTTGTTCCCTCAGTACTTTCGGTATTGACTGTTGCCTTCAATTTTTTCAATAGTTCTTCAACAATCCACATTCCAATCGACTCTCTCTTTTCAAACTGGAAATCTTCCGGTAATCCGACACCATTATCAGACACTTCGAGGAGTGCTTCACCATTCAGTTTCTTTAAGGTTATCTCAATTTGCCCCTCTCCATCATCTTCAATAAAGGCATGTTTGTAGATATTGATTAGAAGCTCATTCAGAATCAGACCGCAAAGGAGTGCCTGATCTTGCCTTACTTCAATTTTTTCGCTCTTCAGTTCGAGTTTAACATTGTATAGAATAGAACTCATCGTCTCTTCTATCGTCTGCGATAGCTGCTTCAGATATTTTCCAAGTTCGACTCTGTTGCTCAGATTTTTCTCACTAAGCATTTCGTGAAGCTTTGCCATCGAACGAATTCTGTGGCCAACATCATCCAAAACATCTTTTGCCTTGCTCTTTTCAAGATCCAACGACTCGTTCTCAACAATTGAAAGAATTACCTGTAGGTTATTTTTGATTCGATGATGAATCTCGGCGATCAAGGTGTCCTTCTGTTTCAATCGTTCATGGAGTCTGTCGATGAGCCGGGTCCGTTCAATTGCACACGTAACATGAGAGGCCAATGCCTGCATCACAGGGATATCCCGGGATGTAAATTCATGATTATCCCGGCGGTTCAGTGCCTGCATCACCCCAATCACTTTGTTCTCACGGTTTATTAAAGGCACGCAGATAATATTCCGTGTTTTAAAACCTTCGGCCAGTTCACCGTAAAAATGTTCGGATTCGGCGGGGTTATTCGTCAGATAAGGCCTTTTTTGCGATACAACCCATCCCGCAATCCCCTGATCTTTTGGAATGCGTTTTCCTGCAATATCATATTTTACCGGACCGGTTGGCATACTTACGTGCAACTCTCCGGTTTCCTTATCTTCCAGAATAAGGGTGCTTGCCTCTGAATTCATGACAAGCCGAATAGCCTCCATACTTTCAATCAAGACCGATTTAAACTCTTTGGTTTGATTGATCCCTTCTATCGTATCAAGTAACAGACGCAGGTTTTTATCCGGCAGTTCCTGCAAACCGTCATCCGGATTGATATTGCTTAGTTCTGAAGATTCCATAGTAACCTGAATTAATTTATCTCTTTAATGTATAATTAATTTTCAGGATAAAGGCTAACCCTTAATAATATTAAGGGGAAGGATTATAATACTCAGTAATAAACCGTGTTGTAAAAATCTCTTCTATGATTTAAATGTAATGGTAAATCTAGCTCCCGGGTCATTTAAAATGGTCATCTCAGCGTTCAACTTTTGAAGCAGTTCGTGTACAATCCACATACCGATGTTTTGCTTCGACTCTAGGGTGAAGTTGTCGGGCAGTCCTATACCATTATCGGCTACACTTAAAATAGCCAGCCCCTCATCATTCGCTACATTGACTTCTATTTTATTCACATTCTTTGTCCCCTCGATGTAGGCATGTTTGTATACATTTATGAGAAGCTCGTTTAGAATCAGCCCGCAAAGAAGTGCTTTTGTTTGAGAGATCTTAAACTGACTGCCTGATACATCTACATCAATATCCAGCTGGTGGAAACTCATGGAATCTTCAATTTTATCAACCAGGTTTTTGATGTAAGAGTGCAGATCGATATTCTCATTTACTTTTTTCTCTACCAGCATGTCGTGCAACTTAGACATCGACTTCATTCTGACCTCAACCTTTTTAAACAGGTCTTTAGCCTTCTGATCGGAAATTTCTTTGGTGTCTTTTTGTATCTGGTCTGAAAGTGCTTGCAGGTTATTTTTTACCCGGTGATGTATCTCTGCAATCATTACATCTTTTTGATGAATGGTTTCCCGCATCGCATCAATTTTTCTGGTTCTCTCAATTGCTATGGTGATATGAGTAGCCAGTGCCTCAAAAACCGGCACATCCTCTTCATGATACTCTTCATTATTCCTTCGGTTTAAGGCCTGAATAACCCCCACAACCTCATCATTACGGTTGATCAGCGGAACGCATATCAAATTTGTAGTTGTAAAATTCTCAACCAAATCACCATAGAAATAGTCCGACTTGGTCACATCATTGGTGAAATAAGGTTTTTTATTTTCCAACACCCAACCGGCAATTCCCTTCTCTTTTGGGATACTTTTTCCGGCTACCTCATTTTTGGCCGGCCCGGTTGGAACACTTATGAAGAGCTCACCCTTTTCATCATCTACAAGCAGCAGTGAACTGGCTTCAGAGTTCATCACCAATCTGGTTGCCTCCATACTTTCGAACAACACAGTTTTAAACTCATTTGTATTGTTGATCCCCTCCAGGGTTTCAAGTATAAGTGAGAGATTCTCTTTCTCTAAGTTGTCGTGAACATTCTCACTTTTATCATCTTTATTTTTACCCTTACTCATATTTATTTCAACTATATGTTCCAATTGAGATACATCAAGCACAATTAACAAATTAATAAGCACTTTTACATCAAAAAAACAAAACCAACTTAGTTAATACTCCATTCTAAGTCCAAAAAAACGGGATTATGAACTATCCCATTTTAGACTCTTGCCAAAAAGTATAAATCCGATTGCAAAAAACAGCAACACAAATCCATAGTAATTGTGTGTAACTGCATCCCAAGGTGAAATGGCAAATGTAGCACTGAGCAGTAGTGCCTGGTTACCGTAAGGAATAAAACTCTGAGCAGAGCAGGCAAAAATGTCTAATAAACTGGCAGTTCGTCTGGGAGAAATGTTATGCTTTTCGGCGATAGATTTACTTATTTCACCGGTTACAACAATGGAGACCGTATTATTGGCAATGCAGATATCTGTAATAAATACAAGCCACCCTATCGCCAGTTGTTGAGCCCTGTTACCCTTTCTGGAAGCTTTTTCGGCCATCCGGGTAATCACACCGGAAATCCACTGTAATCCACCCTGCTGTTTGATAAACTCTCCCAAGCCTCCCACAAACATGGCTAGAATCATGATACCATGCATATCCGCAAAACCGGATGCAATATCTCCTCCCAATGCCGATAGTTCATACCCTGATAAAAGCATACCCTGAAAGGCTGCCATTAAAACCCCCAGAATCAAAACCAGAAACACATTCATCCCTGCAACAGCCAAAATAAGAATGGCCAGGTACGGAA from Rhodohalobacter barkolensis encodes the following:
- a CDS encoding GAF domain-containing protein, which encodes MSKGKNKDDKSENVHDNLEKENLSLILETLEGINNTNEFKTVLFESMEATRLVMNSEASSLLLVDDEKGELFISVPTGPAKNEVAGKSIPKEKGIAGWVLENKKPYFTNDVTKSDYFYGDLVENFTTTNLICVPLINRNDEVVGVIQALNRRNNEEYHEEDVPVFEALATHITIAIERTRKIDAMRETIHQKDVMIAEIHHRVKNNLQALSDQIQKDTKEISDQKAKDLFKKVEVRMKSMSKLHDMLVEKKVNENIDLHSYIKNLVDKIEDSMSFHQLDIDVDVSGSQFKISQTKALLCGLILNELLINVYKHAYIEGTKNVNKIEVNVANDEGLAILSVADNGIGLPDNFTLESKQNIGMWIVHELLQKLNAEMTILNDPGARFTITFKS
- a CDS encoding histidine kinase dimerization/phosphoacceptor domain -containing protein — protein: MESSELSNINPDDGLQELPDKNLRLLLDTIEGINQTKEFKSVLIESMEAIRLVMNSEASTLILEDKETGELHVSMPTGPVKYDIAGKRIPKDQGIAGWVVSQKRPYLTNNPAESEHFYGELAEGFKTRNIICVPLINRENKVIGVMQALNRRDNHEFTSRDIPVMQALASHVTCAIERTRLIDRLHERLKQKDTLIAEIHHRIKNNLQVILSIVENESLDLEKSKAKDVLDDVGHRIRSMAKLHEMLSEKNLSNRVELGKYLKQLSQTIEETMSSILYNVKLELKSEKIEVRQDQALLCGLILNELLINIYKHAFIEDDGEGQIEITLKKLNGEALLEVSDNGVGLPEDFQFEKRESIGMWIVEELLKKLKATVNTESTEGTRFRITFPV
- a CDS encoding FAD-dependent oxidoreductase, producing the protein MSNSELDIVIVGGGPVGLYLAGRLLQSGFHCKVLEKRSTIDHHSKSLGIHPVSLDIFDKAGISKSFLEHGLKIKSGVAFWNREEIGEVSFEYCPPPHNYILAIPQWKTEEILEEWIRSLNEECLIRGADVKQVNQDRYRVEVDYLKNGETNKITASYVIGCDGIQSHTRKSAQIPFEGSSYPDTYIMGDFDDNTDFGEKAAVYLHKGGLVESFPLPNGHRRWVVKTDRYIETSNPDLITELVFKRTGFHLSETDHYMLSSFGVQHLLAKSFHKNRILLAGDAAHVVSPIGGQGMNLGWLDAEECLNTLMKIKKQPVKKEFFLNQYSDTQRKIAKQVAKRAEMNMHLGRAETKNLSYKTGMNLIINSPFNRLLANLFTMRGLGRWPI